The stretch of DNA ATTAGTTAATGCAGGAGTGCATGGACAAAGTCTATTTTCAGTTGATTCTTGTTCCTGAGCAGTTTGTCCAACTACCATAAAACATGGACAAAACTTTTTCCCATAAATCATTTGATTTCTAGTAAGTCCCATTTGAATTGATTGATTTACTTCTGAATCTGGGTTGTAAACTAAATTATGATTAGAAATTACATCATCAGTAAATTTCTTTGTTATTTCTAATTCTTTTAAAAATTCTTCACTATTCGTATCTATTTTTCTTATCATTTAAAATCCTATATTATTATAAAAAAGAATAATAGTGTAATAATGATTAGATATGTATATAGTGAATTTTATTTAAGTATTGATAAATATAAATTTTCTACTTTTTTCCTAGCCCATGGTGTTTTTCTAAGAAAAGTCAAACTTGATTTTATTGATGGATCACTATAAAAACATCTTATATTAATACGATTAGATAATTCATCCCATCCAAAATGCTCAACAAGTGAATTTAGTATCATTTCTAATTTAATACCATGTAATGGATTATTTGGCTGTTCTATCAATTTTAATTCCTATAATATTTAGTTAATCTAGGATTATACAGAAAAAGACAAGAAAATACAAAGAAGTAAAAAAGAGATAATCAAAAGAAAAGGGGATTTAGTTTAAAGAAGTAAAAGGGTGGTGCTCACAATCGGAATCGAACCGATAACCTCTTCCTTACCATGGAATTGCTCTACCGTTGGAGCTATGCAAGCAGAATAAAAAGAAACATATATAAATAAAAGTATAAAAAACAATAAGATCAATTATAGCAAGATTAATAGGATAAAAAGCAAGCTAAAAACAAGCCCCAGAAAAAAGCGGAGCTAAAAAAAAAGCTTCTTCCTAAAAGAACTTGGAAAGTTCAG from Arcobacter suis CECT 7833 encodes:
- a CDS encoding VF530 family protein; its protein translation is MIEQPNNPLHGIKLEMILNSLVEHFGWDELSNRINIRCFYSDPSIKSSLTFLRKTPWARKKVENLYLSILK